In Pseudomonas deceptionensis, a single window of DNA contains:
- a CDS encoding amino acid ABC transporter ATP-binding protein — protein sequence MISIKNINKWYGDFQVLTDCSTEVKKGEVVVVCGPSGSGKSTLIKCVNALEPFQKGDVVVDGTSIADPKTNLPKLRSRVGMVFQHFELFPHMTITENLTIAQVKVLGRSKAEATKKGLELLERVGLSAHAHKHPGQLSGGQQQRVAIARALAMDPIVMLFDEPTSALDPEMVNEVLDVMVQLANEGMTMMCVTHEMGFARKVADRVIFMDQGKIVEDCQKEEFFGDVTARSERAQHFLAKILQH from the coding sequence ATGATCTCGATCAAGAACATCAACAAGTGGTACGGGGACTTTCAGGTACTGACCGATTGCAGTACTGAAGTCAAAAAGGGCGAAGTGGTCGTCGTGTGCGGCCCGTCCGGCTCGGGGAAATCGACCCTGATCAAGTGCGTCAACGCCCTTGAACCGTTCCAGAAAGGCGACGTCGTGGTCGATGGCACTTCCATCGCCGACCCGAAGACCAACCTGCCAAAACTGCGCTCGCGCGTTGGCATGGTGTTCCAGCATTTCGAACTGTTCCCGCACATGACCATCACCGAAAACCTGACCATCGCGCAGGTCAAGGTTTTGGGTCGCAGCAAGGCCGAAGCCACCAAAAAAGGCCTCGAACTGCTTGAGCGCGTAGGCCTGTCGGCACACGCCCACAAGCATCCGGGACAGCTTTCGGGTGGACAGCAACAACGTGTGGCAATCGCCCGCGCTCTGGCCATGGACCCGATCGTCATGCTGTTTGACGAACCGACCTCGGCTCTGGACCCGGAGATGGTCAACGAAGTGCTCGACGTGATGGTGCAACTGGCCAACGAAGGCATGACCATGATGTGCGTAACCCACGAAATGGGCTTTGCACGCAAAGTGGCCGACCGTGTGATCTTTATGGACCAGGGCAAAATTGTCGAAGACTGTCAGAAAGAAGAGTTCTTCGGCGACGTAACCGCCCGTTCCGAGCGCGCCCAGCACTTCCTCGCCAAAATCCTGCAGCACTAA
- the glpD gene encoding glycerol-3-phosphate dehydrogenase, whose protein sequence is MSLTTLPANPLAEVYDVAVIGGGINGVGIAADAAGRGLSVFLCEKDDLASHTSSASSKLIHGGLRYLEHYEFRLVREALAEREVLLAKAPHIVKPMRFVLPHRPHLRPAWMIRAGLFLYDHLGKREKLAGSTSLKFGADSPLKAEITKGFEYSDCWVDDARLVVLNAMAAREKGAHVHTQTRCVGARRNKGLWEMNFERADGSLFSIRSKALVNAAGPWVAKFIKDDLKLDSPYGIRLIQGSHLIVPKLYDAPNAFILQNEDQRIVFTIPYMDQFTIIGTTDREYTGDPAKVSITEEETDYLLNVVNAHFKQQVSRTDILRTYSGVRPLCNDESDNPSAVTRDYTLALSGAPGEAPLLSVFGGKLTTYRKLAESAMAQLTPYFTQIKPSWTASATLPGGEDMTTPKALSEALVSKHSWLDAAIAKRWAITYGNRSWRLLEGVQGLSDMGEHIGSGLYSREVDYLCSQEWALEAQDILWRRTKLGLFTTAEEQERLAQYMTTLGLKHRKEEAA, encoded by the coding sequence GTTTACGACGTCGCTGTGATTGGCGGCGGAATCAATGGCGTCGGGATTGCGGCAGACGCTGCCGGTCGCGGCCTGTCTGTGTTCCTTTGCGAAAAAGACGACCTGGCAAGCCACACCTCGTCGGCCAGCAGCAAGCTGATCCACGGTGGCCTGCGCTACCTCGAGCATTACGAGTTTCGCCTGGTGCGCGAAGCACTGGCTGAACGTGAAGTGCTGCTGGCCAAAGCCCCGCACATCGTCAAGCCCATGCGGTTCGTCTTGCCTCACCGCCCGCACCTGCGCCCGGCGTGGATGATCCGTGCAGGCCTGTTCCTGTATGACCACCTGGGCAAGCGCGAAAAACTCGCCGGCTCCACCAGCCTCAAGTTCGGCGCGGACAGCCCGCTGAAGGCGGAAATCACCAAAGGTTTTGAATACTCGGACTGCTGGGTCGATGACGCCCGCCTTGTAGTGCTCAATGCTATGGCTGCGCGGGAAAAAGGCGCCCACGTCCATACCCAAACGCGTTGCGTCGGTGCCCGTCGCAACAAAGGGTTGTGGGAAATGAACTTCGAACGCGCTGACGGCAGCTTGTTCTCGATTCGCAGCAAAGCGCTGGTCAATGCTGCCGGCCCTTGGGTCGCCAAGTTCATCAAGGACGACCTCAAGCTGGACTCGCCTTATGGCATCCGCCTGATTCAGGGCAGCCACCTGATCGTTCCCAAGCTGTATGACGCGCCGAACGCATTCATTCTGCAAAACGAAGACCAGCGGATCGTTTTCACCATTCCGTACATGGATCAATTCACCATCATCGGCACCACTGACCGTGAGTACACCGGCGACCCGGCCAAAGTCAGCATCACCGAGGAAGAAACCGATTACCTGCTCAATGTGGTCAACGCCCACTTCAAACAGCAAGTGAGCCGTACCGACATCCTGCGCACGTACTCCGGTGTTCGCCCACTGTGCAATGACGAGTCCGACAACCCGTCAGCCGTAACCCGCGACTACACCCTCGCATTGTCCGGTGCTCCGGGCGAAGCGCCATTGCTGTCCGTGTTTGGCGGCAAGCTGACCACCTACCGCAAGTTGGCCGAGTCGGCCATGGCGCAGCTGACGCCCTATTTCACTCAGATCAAGCCAAGCTGGACCGCCAGCGCAACGCTGCCAGGCGGCGAAGACATGACTACGCCGAAAGCCTTGAGCGAAGCCCTGGTCAGCAAGCACAGCTGGCTGGATGCCGCTATTGCCAAGCGCTGGGCAATCACCTACGGCAACCGCTCATGGCGCCTGCTGGAAGGCGTGCAGGGCCTGAGCGACATGGGCGAGCACATCGGCAGCGGTCTCTACAGCCGTGAGGTCGATTACCTGTGCAGTCAGGAATGGGCGCTGGAGGCACAGGACATTCTGTGGCGCCGGACCAAGCTGGGCTTGTTCACCACGGCTGAAGAGCAAGAGCGCCTGGCGCAGTACATGACCACCCTGGGCCTCAAGCATCGCAAGGAAGAAGCAGCCTAA
- a CDS encoding amino acid ABC transporter permease — protein MNYNWDWSVFFKSTGVGSETYLDWFISGLGWTIAIAVVAWIVALILGSLLGVMRTLPNRFIAGIATVYVEVFRNVPLLVQLFIWYFLVPDLLPPDLQEWYKQDLNPTTSAYLSVVVCLGLFTAARVCEQVRTGIEALPRGQEAAARAMGFSMTQIYWNVLLPQAYRIIIPPLTSEFLNVFKNSSVASLIGLMELLAQTKQTAEFSANLFEAFTLATLIYFTLNMSLMLLMRLIEKKVAVPGLMSLGGK, from the coding sequence ATGAATTACAACTGGGACTGGAGCGTGTTCTTCAAGTCCACCGGCGTAGGCAGCGAGACGTATCTCGACTGGTTTATTTCTGGTTTGGGCTGGACCATCGCTATCGCTGTTGTCGCCTGGATTGTCGCGTTGATCCTGGGTTCGCTGCTGGGCGTCATGCGCACACTGCCGAACCGTTTTATCGCGGGCATTGCCACGGTTTACGTGGAAGTTTTCCGTAACGTACCACTGCTGGTTCAGCTGTTTATCTGGTACTTCCTGGTACCCGATCTGCTGCCGCCTGACTTGCAGGAGTGGTACAAGCAGGACCTGAACCCGACCACCTCGGCTTACCTGAGCGTTGTCGTGTGTCTGGGCCTGTTCACCGCCGCACGGGTTTGCGAACAGGTGCGTACCGGTATTGAAGCGCTGCCCCGTGGTCAGGAAGCTGCAGCCCGTGCCATGGGTTTCAGCATGACTCAGATCTACTGGAACGTGCTGCTGCCGCAAGCCTACCGCATCATCATTCCACCGCTCACCTCCGAATTCCTGAACGTGTTCAAGAACTCGTCCGTGGCGTCGCTGATAGGTTTGATGGAACTGCTGGCACAAACCAAACAGACGGCCGAGTTTTCCGCCAATCTGTTTGAAGCCTTCACCCTGGCCACACTGATTTACTTCACCTTGAACATGAGCCTGATGCTGTTGATGCGCCTGATCGAGAAGAAAGTAGCAGTGCCCGGCCTGATGTCTCTGGGGGGCAAATAA
- a CDS encoding amino acid ABC transporter permease encodes MDFFDFSGIVPALPGLWNGMVMTLKLMVMGVVGGVALGTVLALMRLSSSKWMANLAGAYVNYFRSIPLLLVITWFYLAVPFVLRWITGKDTPIGAFESCLVAFVMFEAAYFCEIVRAGVQAIPKGQMGAAKALGMTYGQAMRLIILPQAFRKMTPLLLQQSIILFQDTSLVYTVGLVDFLNASRSSGDIIGRSNEFLIFAGLVYFIISFSASLLVKRLQKRFAV; translated from the coding sequence ATGGACTTCTTCGATTTCAGCGGGATTGTCCCCGCCCTGCCCGGCCTGTGGAACGGCATGGTCATGACCTTGAAACTCATGGTCATGGGCGTCGTCGGCGGTGTCGCTCTGGGCACCGTGCTGGCATTGATGCGCTTGTCGTCAAGCAAGTGGATGGCCAACCTGGCCGGCGCTTATGTGAACTACTTCCGCTCGATCCCGCTGCTGCTGGTGATTACCTGGTTCTACCTGGCCGTACCATTCGTCCTGCGCTGGATCACCGGCAAGGACACCCCGATCGGCGCATTCGAGTCGTGCCTCGTGGCCTTCGTCATGTTCGAAGCCGCGTACTTCTGCGAAATCGTGCGAGCCGGCGTTCAAGCCATCCCGAAAGGCCAGATGGGTGCTGCCAAGGCACTGGGCATGACTTACGGCCAGGCCATGCGCCTGATCATCCTGCCCCAGGCCTTTCGCAAAATGACCCCGTTGCTGCTGCAACAGAGCATCATTTTGTTCCAGGACACCTCACTGGTTTACACGGTTGGCCTGGTGGACTTCCTCAATGCTTCGCGCTCCAGTGGCGACATCATCGGCCGCTCCAACGAGTTCCTGATCTTCGCCGGTCTGGTGTATTTCATCATCAGCTTTTCCGCCTCGCTGCTGGTCAAGCGTCTGCAAAAAAGGTTTGCCGTATGA
- a CDS encoding glutamate/aspartate ABC transporter substrate-binding protein — protein sequence MRIVPQLLGAAIAAALISTPVFAAELTGTLKKIKESGTITLGHRDSSIPFSYIADASGKPVGYSHDVQLAIVEGLKKQLDMPDLKVKYNLVTSQTRIPLVQNGTVDVECGSTTNNVERQQQVDFSVGIFEIGTRLLSKKDSPYKDFADLKGKNVVTTAGTTSERILKAMNADKQMGMNVISAKDHGEAFNMLESGRAVAFMMDDALLAGEMAKAKKPTDWAVTGTPQSYEIYGCMVRKGDPDFKKAVDDAIVAYYKSGKINDTYKTWFQSPIPPKGLNLMFPMSEELKALIANPTDKAADDKPAEEKKS from the coding sequence ATGCGCATCGTTCCGCAACTTTTGGGCGCAGCAATTGCTGCAGCTCTGATTAGCACTCCAGTTTTTGCAGCCGAATTGACCGGCACACTGAAGAAAATCAAAGAATCCGGCACCATCACCCTTGGGCATCGTGACTCCTCCATCCCGTTTTCATACATCGCGGACGCATCCGGCAAGCCGGTTGGCTACTCCCACGATGTGCAACTGGCAATCGTCGAAGGCTTGAAAAAGCAGCTCGACATGCCCGACCTCAAGGTCAAGTACAACCTGGTCACTTCCCAGACCCGTATCCCGCTGGTGCAGAACGGCACCGTTGACGTTGAGTGTGGTTCCACCACCAACAACGTTGAGCGTCAACAGCAAGTGGACTTCTCGGTTGGCATCTTCGAAATTGGTACACGTCTGCTGTCCAAAAAGGACTCGCCTTACAAGGACTTCGCTGACCTGAAAGGCAAAAACGTCGTTACCACCGCCGGCACCACTTCTGAGCGCATCCTCAAGGCGATGAACGCCGACAAGCAGATGGGCATGAACGTGATCTCGGCAAAAGACCACGGCGAAGCCTTCAACATGCTTGAGTCGGGCCGCGCTGTTGCTTTCATGATGGACGACGCCCTGCTGGCCGGTGAAATGGCCAAGGCCAAGAAGCCAACTGACTGGGCCGTTACCGGCACTCCACAATCCTACGAAATCTACGGTTGCATGGTTCGCAAAGGCGACCCGGACTTCAAGAAAGCCGTGGATGACGCCATCGTTGCCTACTACAAGTCGGGCAAAATCAACGACACCTACAAAACCTGGTTCCAGTCGCCTATCCCGCCAAAAGGCCTGAACCTGATGTTCCCGATGAGCGAAGAGCTCAAGGCACTGATTGCCAACCCTACCGACAAGGCTGCAGACGACAAGCCGGCAGAAGAAAAGAAATCCTGA
- a CDS encoding sensor histidine kinase, with the protein MKCDPTLYRGAPPSLAVKPRLLRHFLLPPLIILLTIGLGYAGYRVSEHFGIRALSENGERQLELHARTVESELGKYTYLPSLLELESSVSELLADPTVQNRVTVNQYLEGLNRRSRSRAIYVLDTTGRVMATSNWRDTDSYLGEDLSFRAYFQDAVRGQPGRFYGIGSTSGEPGYYLAHGLEEQGKIIGVAVIKVRLEALEERWQRARLEAYVSDENGIIILSSDPSRRLKSVRPLTAETKEKLARSLQYYWWPLNELEPLEREHLAEGVEKVTFATHREVVTDQQEVSYLAQTRKLNDTPWDITLLTPLQDLRREAANQGMLVAVAFAFLAFLLIAWNERRKVIATRLAAREALQEANNQLERKIAERTTHLRASNERLKGQIRERRQAEDTLRRAQDELVQAGKLAAIGQMSTSIAHELNQPLAALRTLSGNTVRFLERGNLEVAAENLNTINNLVDRMGRITANLRSFARRGDDHGQASLGKAVDAALQLLASRLEESGVQLQRDISDVPLKIDQTRLEQILVNLIGNALDAMQGQTTPPRLWLEGEASEEKYRLWVRDNGPGIEPEARKHLFEPFFTTKPGEQGLGLGLTLSASLAAAAGGNLSVEFPASGGVAFVLLLPLVQPAKAEPI; encoded by the coding sequence ATGAAATGCGACCCCACTCTTTATCGCGGTGCTCCGCCCTCACTTGCCGTGAAACCTCGTCTGCTCCGTCATTTCCTGTTGCCGCCGCTGATCATCCTGTTGACCATCGGGCTGGGCTACGCGGGCTATCGCGTCAGCGAACACTTCGGTATCCGCGCGCTCAGCGAAAACGGCGAACGTCAGCTTGAGCTCCATGCCCGTACCGTCGAGAGCGAACTGGGCAAATACACCTACCTGCCCAGCCTGCTTGAGCTGGAGTCCAGTGTTTCTGAATTACTGGCTGACCCGACCGTGCAAAACCGGGTCACCGTCAATCAATACCTCGAAGGCCTCAACCGTCGCAGCCGCAGCCGGGCCATCTATGTGCTCGACACCACTGGCCGAGTGATGGCCACCAGCAACTGGCGTGATACCGACAGTTATCTGGGCGAAGACCTGTCATTTCGCGCCTACTTTCAAGATGCCGTGCGCGGTCAGCCTGGGCGCTTTTACGGGATCGGCAGCACCTCCGGCGAGCCCGGCTATTACCTGGCCCACGGCCTGGAAGAACAAGGCAAGATCATTGGTGTAGCGGTGATCAAGGTCCGCCTCGAAGCCCTGGAGGAACGCTGGCAACGGGCCCGTCTCGAAGCCTATGTGAGCGACGAAAACGGCATCATCATTCTGTCCAGCGACCCGTCCCGACGGCTCAAGTCCGTACGCCCGCTCACGGCTGAAACCAAAGAGAAACTGGCCCGCAGCCTCCAGTATTACTGGTGGCCCCTTAATGAGCTCGAGCCGCTGGAACGAGAGCATCTGGCTGAAGGGGTGGAGAAAGTCACCTTTGCCACCCACCGCGAAGTGGTCACCGACCAGCAGGAAGTCAGCTACCTGGCGCAGACCCGCAAACTCAATGACACCCCGTGGGATATCACCCTGCTCACCCCCTTGCAGGACCTGCGCCGGGAAGCGGCGAATCAGGGCATGCTGGTGGCGGTGGCGTTCGCCTTTCTGGCCTTCCTGCTGATTGCCTGGAATGAACGGCGCAAAGTCATTGCCACCCGGCTCGCTGCCCGCGAAGCCCTGCAGGAAGCCAACAACCAGCTGGAACGAAAAATCGCCGAGCGCACCACACACCTGCGGGCCAGCAACGAACGCCTCAAGGGCCAGATTCGTGAACGGCGCCAGGCTGAAGACACGTTGCGCCGGGCCCAGGATGAACTTGTACAAGCCGGAAAACTGGCCGCCATCGGGCAGATGTCCACCAGCATTGCCCATGAATTGAATCAGCCTTTGGCGGCCTTGCGCACGCTGTCGGGCAATACCGTGCGCTTCCTTGAGCGCGGCAATCTCGAGGTCGCCGCCGAGAACCTCAACACCATCAACAACCTGGTCGACCGCATGGGCCGCATCACCGCCAACCTGCGCTCGTTTGCCCGCCGTGGCGATGATCATGGCCAGGCCAGCCTGGGCAAGGCTGTGGACGCAGCACTGCAACTGCTCGCCAGTCGTCTGGAAGAGTCCGGCGTGCAGCTGCAACGCGATATCAGTGATGTGCCACTCAAGATTGACCAGACCCGGCTGGAGCAAATCCTGGTCAACCTGATTGGCAACGCGCTGGACGCCATGCAGGGCCAGACGACTCCGCCACGGCTGTGGCTGGAGGGCGAAGCCAGTGAAGAAAAATACCGCCTGTGGGTTCGCGATAACGGCCCTGGAATTGAACCCGAAGCCCGTAAACATTTATTTGAGCCCTTCTTCACCACCAAACCCGGCGAACAGGGTCTGGGCCTGGGCTTGACACTGTCGGCCAGTTTGGCCGCAGCCGCTGGCGGCAACCTCAGTGTCGAGTTCCCGGCCAGTGGTGGTGTCGCCTTTGTCCTTCTTTTACCGCTGGTGCAACCCGCTAAGGCCGAGCCGATATGA